One part of the Arcanobacterium phocisimile genome encodes these proteins:
- a CDS encoding GNAT family N-acetyltransferase: MTEQLTDKNGLAVEVIEDEDRFAIRYDESDVAGFTQYVDNGDERIFFHTEVRPELGGRGLAGTLVKVALNETAVAGKTIVAMCPMVRKWVGKHGEGLHWRAATMEDQQVVMKSM; this comes from the coding sequence ATGACAGAACAACTAACAGATAAGAATGGCCTAGCAGTAGAAGTTATTGAAGATGAAGACCGGTTTGCGATTCGTTACGACGAATCAGATGTCGCTGGGTTCACCCAGTACGTGGATAATGGAGATGAGCGTATCTTCTTCCATACCGAAGTTCGTCCAGAACTTGGAGGACGAGGATTGGCTGGAACTTTGGTGAAGGTAGCCTTAAACGAGACAGCTGTCGCTGGCAAAACAATTGTTGCCATGTGCCCGATGGTCCGTAAGTGGGTTGGCAAGCATGGCGAAGGCCTTCATTGGCGTGCAGCAACCATGGAAGATCAGCAAGTTGTCATGAAAAGCATGTAA